DNA sequence from the Pseudomonas fluorescens Q2-87 genome:
GGCATTGCTGCCGATTGCCTGGAGTCGATCTTCCTCGAGTTCAACCAGTTGGACGTCGGGCGTGCGGCAGATCGCAAAGGCGTGGGCCTGGGGCTGGCGATCGTCGAGCGCATCGCCCATATCCTCGGTTATCGGGTGCAGGTGCGTTCCCGGCCGGGACGCGGCTCGGTGTTCAGTATCGAGGTGCCGCTGTCCGCTGAAAAACCTTTGCCTGCGTCGCTGGCACCCGTGCAGGCAGTGACCGGAAATCCCCTGCCAGGGCGCCGGCTGCTGGTGATCGACAATGAACTGAGCATTTTGCAAAGCATGGCCGCGTTGCTGGGGCAGTGGGGCTGTGAAGTGCTGACCGCCACCGACGAAGCGGGCGCCCTGGATGTGTTGCAAGGGCGGGCGCCGGAACTGATTCTGGCGGATTTTCATCTGGATCATGGGGTGGTGGGCTGTGAAGTGGTCAAGCGCCTGCGCGAGCATTTCCGGCAATCGATCCCGGCCGTGATCATCACCGCCGACCGCAGCGACCAGTGCCGCCGCGCCCTGCGCAAACTGAACGCGCCACTGCTCAACAAACCGGTCAAGCCCGGCAAGTTGCGAGCGGTGCTGAGTCAGTTGCTCGGGTAGCGACACGGCAAACTAAGTTGGGGCCGCTTCGCGCCCCAGCGGGAGCAAGCTCCCTCGCCACAAAAGCTGGGCCGGTGTGTTTTGTGGGGGAGGGCTAGAAAATTTATGTTATGTTATCCGATCTCGTTTGGCAGGAGTTCTCATCCTGGCCTTGCATGGACCAACGACCTTCATTCCGAGTACCACCATGAGCCTGTCCCATAGCGTGATGAGTCCACCCGGCGTCATCACGCCCGCCCTTGCGACCCTTACCACCAAAACCTCTATGCGTATGCTTGCCATCGACGCCCTGCGAGGGTTTGTCATGTTGCTGATGCTGGTGGACCATGTGCGCGAAACGTTTTTCCTGCACCACCAGGTCAGCGATCCGATCGACGCCCTGAGTGTCACTCCGGACCTGTATTTCACTCGGCTGCTCAGCACGCTTTGCGCTCCGGTGTTCATCTTCCTCACTGGCCTGTCGGCCTGGCTCTACAGCCAGAAACACAGCGCCGGCGAAACCTCGCTATTTCTGCTCAAGCGCGGTCTGTTCCTGATCTTGCTGGAACTGACCTTCGTGTGTTTCGCCTGGAACGCCGAGTTCCCGCCCAAGACGTTGTGGCTGCAGGTGATTTGGTGCATCGGTCTGTGCATGATTGCCTTGGCCGCGCTGCTGCACCTCAAGCGCGGTTGGTTGATTGTGCTCGCAATCGTCATTGTCGCCGGGCACAACCTTTTCGACGGCGTGGTACTGGGGCCGGATTCGCCGTTTTTCGTGCCGTGGTCGATCCTGCATCAGCGAGCGTTCATCGACATCACCGAGTTCACTCGCGCCCGCACCACCTATCCAGTGTTGCCGTGGATCGGCGTGATCCTGCTGGGCTGGGCCATCGGCCCGTGGTTTGGCAAAGAGGTAGAGTCGGCCGTGCGGCTGCGGCGATTGTTCAAGGTGGGCATCGGTATGCTGCTGGCCTTCGTGCTCATTCGTTACCTGAACGTTTATGGCGACAAGCCCTGGATACAGACAGGCGATGCGCTGCGCACCGTCATGAGTTTCCTGAGCGCGACCAAGTATCCACCTTCGCTGATGTTCCTGATGCCGACCCTCGGTGTGGGTTTGATCCTGCTGGCGTGCTTTGAAAAGGCCCAGGAGCGCGGAGCCATTGCGCTCTTGGGCATCTATGGCGGCGCGCCGATGTTCTTCTACCTTCTGCACCTTTATGTGCTCAAGGCGCTGTACCTGCTGGCGATGGCCATCTGGGGCGCCAACCAGGGCGCCTATTTCGGCTTCGACCATTTGCCTTGGGTGTGGCTGTGGAGCGTGCTATTGGGCACCGTGCTGTTTTTCCCGACGCGCTGGTTTGCCGGGTTCAAGCAGCGTCGTCGTGATATCGCGATCCTCAAGTACTTTTGAGCCGAAGCGTACCAATCCCACGGATCGCGCTGGCCAGAGCCATTAAAATGCCGTCATTTGGTCGGCGTTTTTGCCAAGAATGTAAAAAGACGCTTCGGTCTGTTTATTTCCTTATGTAAACTCCCCCCGCTGCGACA
Encoded proteins:
- a CDS encoding DUF1624 domain-containing protein, which translates into the protein MSPPGVITPALATLTTKTSMRMLAIDALRGFVMLLMLVDHVRETFFLHHQVSDPIDALSVTPDLYFTRLLSTLCAPVFIFLTGLSAWLYSQKHSAGETSLFLLKRGLFLILLELTFVCFAWNAEFPPKTLWLQVIWCIGLCMIALAALLHLKRGWLIVLAIVIVAGHNLFDGVVLGPDSPFFVPWSILHQRAFIDITEFTRARTTYPVLPWIGVILLGWAIGPWFGKEVESAVRLRRLFKVGIGMLLAFVLIRYLNVYGDKPWIQTGDALRTVMSFLSATKYPPSLMFLMPTLGVGLILLACFEKAQERGAIALLGIYGGAPMFFYLLHLYVLKALYLLAMAIWGANQGAYFGFDHLPWVWLWSVLLGTVLFFPTRWFAGFKQRRRDIAILKYF